In Vigna unguiculata cultivar IT97K-499-35 chromosome 3, ASM411807v1, whole genome shotgun sequence, a single genomic region encodes these proteins:
- the LOC114179686 gene encoding zinc finger CCCH domain-containing protein 38-like yields MDANISQVGSSNARIQNMTTEEQLAQLTSLPAPLLLQILGALLSAASVSLHAKATPLQSNTEGSGNPVSITPTKPGPAVGLPKLRDPRRKFRESMIANEKEVVPTISPSQNIPKHTAEIPSLLSDSGQHLEESKKPAFSEEKLVKSEHSIELPKGENVEDSNEKNKTVAEGKPSSTTCEAEEAKTVKDEKGILAFKFALVEFVKELLNPAWNCGKIKKEDYKAIVKKVADKVIDTVQPPHIPQTKEQIDSYLSLSKSKIDKLVQAYVEKFQKA; encoded by the coding sequence ATGGATGCAAACATATCACAAGTTGGTTCAAGTAATGCTCGAATTCAGAACATGACAACAGAAGAGCAACTAGCTCAACTTACTAGTCTTCCAGCTCCTTTGTTGTTACAGATCCTTGGAGCCCTTCTTTCTGCTGCTTCTGTTTCTTTACATGCAAAGGCCACTCCCTTGCAAAGCAACACTGAAGGGTCTGGTAACCCTGTTTCCATAACACCCACCAAGCCAGGTCCTGCTGTTGGACTCCCAAAGCTGCGAGATCCAAGACGTAAATTTAGAGAATCAATGATTGCTAATGAAAAAGAGGTGGTCCCCACCATTTCTCCAAGTCAAAATATCCCAAAACATACAGCAGAAATCCCATCATTGTTATCTGATTCAGGACAACATCTTGAGGAGTCTAAAAAGCCTGCATTTTCAGAAGAAAAACTTGTCAAGAGTGAACATTCAATTGAGTTGCCGAAAGGTGAAAATGTTGAGGATAGTAACGAGAAAAACAAAACGGTAGCTGAAGGAAAGCCAAGTTCTACTACATGTGAAGCTGAGGAGGCCAAGACAGTGAAGGATGAGAAAGGAATTCTTGCATTTAAATTTGCATTGGTTGAGTTCGTTAAGGAGCTTCTGAATCCAGCATGGAATTGTGGAAAAATCAAAAAAGAAGATTATAAAGCAATTGTGAAGAAAGTTGCTGACAAAGTTATTGATACAGTGCAGCCGCCACATATTCCTCAGACAAAAGAGCAAATTGACAGTTATTTATCATTATCAAAATCAAAGATTGACAAACTTGTACAG